A window of Bufo gargarizans isolate SCDJY-AF-19 chromosome 9, ASM1485885v1, whole genome shotgun sequence contains these coding sequences:
- the SLC38A5 gene encoding LOW QUALITY PROTEIN: sodium-coupled neutral amino acid transporter 5 (The sequence of the model RefSeq protein was modified relative to this genomic sequence to represent the inferred CDS: inserted 1 base in 1 codon) produces MEMDNLGEGEDSHMLNGSVPESLNTDRVTLDDGYEAEEQVGQEQVGFLQHVSSQKSQFTDFDGKTSFGMSVFNLSNAIMGSGILGLAFAMSNTGIILFIILLILIALLSAYSIHLLLKCSGVVGIRAYEQLGHRAFGQPGKILAALIITIHNVGAMSSYLYIIKNELPLVIQAFLGLNEPTEDWYLNGKVLIIIVTIFIILPLALMKHLGYLGYTSGFSLXCMVFFLCASTRKPVISCPLKVNHTEHVVYTNGYNTTGDGCTAKSFNINSQTAYAIPIIAFAFVCHPEVLPIYTELRRATKKRMQNVANISIFAMFVMYLLTALFGYLTFYGEVDSDMLHTYNKVDPLDTLVLCVRLAVLVAVTLTVPVVLFPIRRAIQQLLCPEQDFRWWRHVLIAVCLLTVVNLLVIFIPNIKDIFGVIGSTSAPSLIFILPSIFYLRIVPREKEPLSSCPKIMASLFASAGFVFMITSMSLMIADWVTIGKSNVGGH; encoded by the exons ATGGAAATGGACAACTTGGGGGAAGGCGAAGATTCACATATGTTGAACGGGAGTGTGCCCGAAAGCCTGAACACAGACAGAGTGACGCTGGACGACGG ATATGAGGCTGAGGAGCAAGTCGGGCAGGAGCAGGTGGGCTTCCTGCAACACGTGTCAAGTCAGAAAAGCCAGTTCACTGAT TTTGACGGAAAGACGTCTTTTGGGATGTCCGTGTTTAACCTGAGCAATGCCATCATGGGCAGTGGAATCCTGGGCCTTGCCTTTGCTATGTCTAACACAGGGATCATTCTGTTCAT TATCCTTCTGATACTCATTGCTCTCTTGTCTGCTTActccatccacctcctcctcaagtgTTCTGGGGTTGTAG GTATACGTGCCTATGAACAGCTGGGACATAGAGCCTTTGGGCAGCCGGGAAAAATTCTAGCAGCGCTGATCATCACCATTCATAATGTGGGCG CAATGTCCAGTTATTTATACATCATCAAGAACGAGCTTCCCCTCGTGATTCAAGCCTTCTTGGGCCTGAATGAACCAACTGA GGACTGGTATTTAAATGGTAAAGTGCTCATCATCATTGTCACCATCTTCATCATTTTGCCTCTGGCACTCATGAAACACTTGG GTTATCTGGGTTACACAAGCGGCTTCTCTC GCTGTATGGTGTTCTTCCTGTGTGCG TCTACAAGAAAACCTGTGATCTCATGTCCTCTGAAAGTAAACCATACAGAGCACGTGGTCTACACTAATGGCTACAACACAACAGGGGACGGCTGCACGGCTAAATCCTTCAATATAAACTCTCAG ACGGCGTACGCCATCCCCATCATTGCATTCGCCTTTGTGTGCCATCCTGAGGTACTACCCATATACACCGAGCTGCGCAG AGCCACCAAGAAACGGATGCAGAACGTAGCGAACATCTCCATCTTTGCCATGTTTGTCATGTACCTGCTGACCGCCCTGTTCGGCTACCTAACTTTCTATG GTGAAGTGGACTCGGACATGCTACACACGTATAACAAAGTGGACCCTCTGGACACACTTGTGCTGTGTGTACgtcttgcggtgttggtggccgTTACATTGACTGTGCCGGTTGTTCTGTTTCCG ATCCGTAGAGCCATCCAGCAGCTGCTCTGCCCCGAACAGGACTTCCGCTGGTGGAGGCACGTCCTTATCGCTGTGTGTTTGCTGACAGTCGTCAACCTGCTCGTCATCTTTATCCCTAATATCAAGGATATTTTTGGCGTTATTG GATCCACTTCGGCCCCAAGTCTGATTTTCATCCTGCCGAGTATTTTCTACTTGAGAATTGTTCCCAGAGAGAAGGAGCCTCTGTCATCATGTCCAAAGATTATG GCTTCCCTCTTTGCCTCTGCGGGTTTCGTGTTCATGATAACGAGTATGAGCCTGATGATCGCGGATTGGGTGACGATAGGAAAAAGTAACGTGGGGGGGCACTAG